A genome region from Arachis duranensis cultivar V14167 chromosome 8, aradu.V14167.gnm2.J7QH, whole genome shotgun sequence includes the following:
- the LOC107461154 gene encoding putative cyclin-A3-1: METRAAAKRRATAPTQLEIQHLKKQRVVLAELPNLPNLIQSPINRKPHSTIEAKSLKFHDPSLIDAPYVSDIHSYLHSMEMEKKRRPMVDYIQKVQKEVTANMRGVLVDWLVEVADEYKLLSETLFLSVSYIDRFLSINPVFRSKFQLLGVSSMLIASKYEEINPPNVEEFCYITEDTYTKSQVVRMEADILKSLKFEMGNPTVKTFLSMYSGIASIDKKIKNSQVEFLSCYLAELSLLDYDCVKFLPSMVAASVIFLARFIIWPVVHPWTSSLCECSGYTSLELKECVLILHDLYLSRRAASLSAVRDKYKQHKFKWVANLSSPPSIPTSYFKEM; encoded by the exons ATGGAGACACGCGCCGCCGCAAAGAGAAGAGCCACCGCCCCCACCCAACTTGAGATTCAGCACCTCAAGAAGCAGCGTGTTGTCTTGGCCGAACTCCCCAATTTACCCAACCTCATTCAATCCCCCATCAACAGGAAACCCCATTCCACCATTGAAGCAAAATCACTCAAGTTCCACGATCCCAGTCTTATCGACGCGCCTTATGTTTCCGACATACATAGCTATCTTCATTCAATGGAG atggagaagaagagaaggccAATGGTTGATTACATTCAAAAAGTTCAGAAAGAAGTTACCGCTAACATGAGAGGTGTATTGGTGGATTGGTTGGTAGAGGTTGCAGACGAGTACAAACTTCTCTCAGAGActctttttctctctgtttCTTACATTGAtagatttctatctataaaCCCTGTTTTTCGATCCAAGTTTCAGTTACTCGGTGTTTCCTCCATGCTCATTGCATC GAAGTATGAAGAAATCAACCCTCCCAATGTAGAGGAATTCTGCTACATCACTGAAGATACATACACGAAATCACag GTTGTACGGATGGAAGCTGACATACTCAAATCCCTAAAGTTTGAAATGGGGAACCCTACTGTTAAGACCTTTCTATCTATGTATTCAGGAATTGCTTCTATAGATAAAAAA ATTAAGAATTCTCAGGTTGAATTTTTGAGCTGCTATCTTGCTGAGCTAAGTCTTTTGGACTATGATTGTGTGAAATTCTTGCCTTCTATGGTAGCTGCTTCGGTTATATTTCTTGCCAGATTTATTATCTGGCCTGTGGTGCATCCTTGG ACTTCATCCTTGTGCGAATGCTCCGGTTATACATCGCTTGAACTTAAAGAATGTGTTCTGATCTTACATGACTTGTATTTGTCGAGAAGGGCAGCATCTTTATCAGCTGTTCGGGACAAATACAAGCAGCACAAG TTCAAATGGGTTGCAAATCTGTCTTCCCCACCAAGTATACCAACTTCTTACTTTAAAGAAATGTGA
- the LOC107461168 gene encoding LOW QUALITY PROTEIN: agamous-like MADS-box protein AGL66 (The sequence of the model RefSeq protein was modified relative to this genomic sequence to represent the inferred CDS: deleted 1 base in 1 codon), with the protein MGRVKVPIKKIENITNRQIIFSKRKNGLIKKAYELSVLCDVDVVLITFSPSGRPALFSSNTSFDEILERYINFPPQERQKIYNQENMQRMINKLKIEAEQICQVPSPVNSDFQLEKIQKELYICKSQLEEMEKRLRIFEGDPCEITTLFEAEYRQHILQQTLEQVQLRKVDLANTVDVDGLFFGGTSNNSIEWLPEEDPNVDILNFVDAYTPAPLWDQQSHSAVVDMLSTSSTLVPYTNTLQLQMNPENNSLEVCTLSPKFGQVIDINGSSWEQLYDLGNGSLSIAEAREQEQLIEQYLSQFSSLDILISDQHHQI; encoded by the exons ATGGGGAGAGTGAAGGTTCCCATAAAAAAGATTGAGAACATAACAAACAGGCAAATTATATTTTCTAAGAGAAAGAATGGTCTCATTAAGAAAGCTTACGAGCTTTCTGTTCTCTGTGATGTTGATGTTGTTCTCATCACGTTCTCTCCTTCTGGCAGACCAGCTCTCTTCTCTTCCAACACAAG CTTTGATGAAATTTTAGAGCGATATATTAATTTTCCACCACAAGAGCGCCAAAA GATCTATAACCAAGAG AACATGCAGAGGATGattaataaattgaaaattgaagcAGAACAAATATGCCAAGTCcctag CCCGGTTAATTCAGATTTCCAGCTTGAG aaaattcaaaaagaattatatatttGCAAGTCTCAGTTAGAAGAAATGGAGAAACGACTAAG GATATTTGAAGGTGATCCATGTGAGATCACTACACTT TTTGAGGCTGAATATCGCCAGCATATTCTTCAGCAAACTCTAGAGCAAGTGCAGTTAAGAAAG GTGGATCTTGCAAACACGGTAGATGTAGATGGATTATTTTTTGGCGGGACATCAAATAATTCAATAGAGTGGCTCCCAGAGGAAGATCCAAATGTTGATATTCTCAACTTTGTAGATGCCTATACTCCTGCTCCTCTTTG GGATCAACAATCACATAGTGCTGTTGTTGACATGTTAAGCACAAGTTCTACCCTTGTGCCTTATACAAACACCCTTCAACTTCAAATGAATCCAGAGAATAATAGTTTAGAAGTCTGCACACTATCTCCTAAGTTTGGACAAGTTATAGATATCAATGGTTCCTCTTGGGAGCAACTCTATGATTTAG GGAATGGATCTTTGTCAATAGCAGAGGCAAGGGAGCAAGAACAACTAATTGAACAATATCTGTCTCAGTTTTCTTCTTTAGACATCTTAATATCCGAtcaacatcatcaaatatgA
- the LOC127741216 gene encoding uncharacterized protein LOC127741216, with amino-acid sequence MDTIYTLNLFGCICFNFLKYYNKRLNKGTLKRRLRFFSPSVALKIFLRSSWSRPSLHSPIASFFIVLVESSYSNPSSCSLALCPPSLVVLVVVVCRVARRACPSKVFFFGYGERQMNPPHTEPIQAPEPLR; translated from the exons ATGGATACCATCTAT acactAAATTTATTTGGATgtatttgtttcaattttttaaaatattataataaaagattGAATAAAGGAACTTTGAAACGTAGGTTGCGGTTCTTCTCACCGTCCGTCGCGCTCAAAATCTTCCTCCGTTCGTCGTGGTCCAGACCCTCTCTTCATTCGCCAATCGCCAGTTTCTTCATCGTGCTCGTCGAGTCATCGTACTCCAACCCCTCATCCTGCTCACTTGCGCTTTGCCCACCATCCCTCGTCGTGCTCGTCGTTGTCGTCTGTCGAGTCGCCCGTCGTGCATGTCCCTCGAAG gtttttttttttggatatggTGAACGTCAAATGAATCCGCCACACACTGAACCAATCCAAGCCCCAGAACCACTCAG GTGA
- the LOC107461245 gene encoding putative cyclin-A3-1 codes for METRAAAKRRAITANLTETQPLKRKRVVLGEITNFPTENLNTQKPKSKCLNNAKPKKASVADKNMKVVKEKENVLDDEDDKLNVDPVASDIYLYLRKMELEKNRRPRVDYLERIQKDVTANMRGILVDWLVEVAEEYKLLSDTLYLSISYIDRYLSTNRVTKPYLQLLGVSSMLIAAKYEEINPPHVEEFCFITDNTYKKSEVVEMEANILNSLNFEMGSPTIKTFLRRFNEIACESQKGQKLQFEFLCYYLAELSLLEYGCLKFLPSLVAAAVIFLARFIMSPKSNPWTLTLYDRTGYDSLQLKECVLILLDLYLGRRGACFEAIRKKYKQHKFKYVANFPSPPQIPNSCFEDDFYEENFYE; via the exons ATGGAGACTCGTGCCGCCGCAAAGAGGAGGGCCATCACCGCAAACCTCACTGAGACTCAACCCCTCAAGAGGAAGCGCGTTGTGTTGGGTGAAATTACCAATTTTCCTACTGAAAATTTGAATACTCAGAAACCAAAATCCAAATGCCTCAACAATGCCAAGCCCAAGAAAGCCTCTGTCGCCGACAAGAACATGAAGGTTGTCAAGGAGAAAGAGAATGTgcttgatgatgaagatgacaAGCTCAATGTTGACCCTGTTGCCTCTGATATCTATCTGTACCTTCGGAAGATGGAG TTGGAGAAGAATAGAAGACCGAGAGTTGATTACCTTGAGAGGATTCAGAAAGATGTAACTGCGAACATGAGAGGGATTTTGGTGGATTGGTTAGTGGAAGTTGCAGAGGAATACAAGCTTCTCTCTGACACACTATATCTTTCAATTTCTTACATTGATAGGTATCTCTCCACGAATCGTGTCACCAAGCCTTATCTTCAGTTGCTCGGTGTTTCATCAATGCTCATTGCCGC GAAATATGAAGAGATTAATCCTCCTCATGTGGAGGAGTTCTGCTTTATCACTGATAACACATACAAGAAATCAGAG GTAGTGGAAATGGAAGCTAACATACTGAActctttgaattttgaaatgggTAGCCCAACTATTAAGACCTTTTTAAG GAGGTTTAATGAGATTGCTTGTGAGAGTCAAAAGGGTCAAAAGTTGCAGTTTGAGTTTCTGTGTTATTACCTTGCTGAACTAAGCTTGTTGGAATATGGATGTTTGAAGTTCTTGCCTTCTTTGGTGGCTGCTGCTGTTATATTTCTTGCTAGATTTATCATGTCGCCTAAATCGAACCCATGG ACTTTAACCCTTTATGACCGCACTGGATATGATTCACTTCAGTTGAAAGAATGTGTTCTGATCTTACTTGACTTGTATTTGGGAAGAAGGGGAGCATGCTTCGAAGCTATTAGGAAGAAATACAAGCAGCATAAG TTCAAGTATGTGGCAAACTTTCCTTCCCCTCCCCAGATACCGAATTCATGCTTTGAAGATGACTTTTATGAAGAAAACTTTTATGAGTGA